DNA from Prunus persica cultivar Lovell chromosome G6, Prunus_persica_NCBIv2, whole genome shotgun sequence:
TCAGAAGTAAAAGAGTCATTTTAAACCTTATGTGTAAACCTAAGCAAATAGACTGAAATTGGTAACAAAAAAAGACATAATTAAGAGCGTTCTTCGCTGTAAAAGAGTAGCATTCGCATACAATCCCACACTTGACAATGACATGGATAATTTGTGCAATTTaacccttttgtttttatgtatttttaaaaagcatGGGTGTGATGATAAGAGCAAGACACTAGCGTGAGCCACACGGTGCGAAGTTGGGGGGGAATTGGGACCCAGATGCCCGTTCACACATACTCCCACTGACCGACCAAAGCAATAGATCCCTATCTACATTATGTGTTGGTGTTTCTTAATCCATTTTTATAttcaatttgttaattaatgTTACGGctctttgtttccttttttattaattattcttTAATCCTTTTTTCATTATCTAAAACCGGTTTTCCATAGATATCCTTAGATTGTCAAATTGTCGTTTTGTGAGTTCTAAAATGGAGCCAAATTAAaggggttttgttgttggggTTTTTGCATGATCAAGCACAAGCGGCTCACGTATGTGATCTTGTTTTTACGTGCACAATATTTTGGAATGTGGACTACTCATAAAAATTGCTCTATTTTATACATGCAAGTGGAATCAAAGACAACTTGGTACGCATTGGTGAAGATGTTGGATAGATACGAACCAAGATCCGGAAAATAATTAGATGAGTTATTATTATCATAAATTAAGATTAGAAAACGAATTTATGGTATTGGAAATACTATAAGCACTTTAGACAATAATTGATATCACAAATGATCAAAAGTTACTAGGGATCGTCATGAATTATGTGTTGTCATAAAatctatatatttttgtgtctatcttttttttcacgtgatattaatatataatacattCTAAAAGTGAATGTCAGTCAGGTAGTGGTTGAGTTAgttcaaaaatttcaacatatttggttttatttcTCAATATAACAATAAATACTCTTGTCAGAAAAATAGTTATGAGAGAAGGCTCagctattttatatataaataataaacccATTTTAATTCTGATTTCttcatttaaagaaaatacttCTCCATCTTTCAAGtcaacccaaaagaaaaaaaaaaatacaaaaagaaaggcGGCAGAAAGCATAACGGCTATAATACCATCCGCCGACTCATTCATAAATCAGCCAATACTCAATAGCCACGTGTACAAAAAGATCATTAGTTTTCCGATTGTACACCTCCAGACTTTCCCTCTATTTTCAAGCCCTCCTCCTGTCCTGCTTTAACAGAGGCCCGTTCACGCATACTTTCACTGACCGTGGAAAGTGAACGAGATTAAGACCAACCCTTCTGCGAAAGCATATTGGGACGCGTATTAACTGTTAAAGACACTTTCACAAATCCCACATCGAAACCAAGTGCTAAATAATCGCCCAACAGCTTGAATAAAAAAAGCCTCTGGAACCGTGCTTCCCCATTCAGTATTTAGCTCAGCCTTGACAAGACCTATGAAATTAAACACTGCCGGCTCTCTTTCCTTTGAGAATAATTAAACACCGCCGGCTCTCTTTCCTTGTATTTTGagaagtatttatttaaagttttGTTAACCGGAAGAGATGGTGGTGGATCAAGTCGGATCGACGAAGATCGAACAAAATCAAATGGAATTGGATCGCTACCCAGCGATGAAGCGGATTCGAGAGGAGTATAGTAAGATTGAATCCAAACCCCCCGACGATGGAGTCGGATCGACGCAGATCGAACAGAATCAAATGGAATTGGATCGCTACCCGAAGATGAAGCGGATTCgtgggattgaatccaaaccCTCCGATCGTGTCGGATCGACGCAGATCGGACAAAATGAAACGGAAATCGGTTTGCGGAAAACTACCATCTCAAACTGTCTGTCTCGGCTTGAAGAGGAGTACAGAGAGATTAAATCCAAGCCCTCCGACGATTTTGACTGCCGCATGCTCGAGCGGAACCCATATGAATGGCAATTTGGAATCAGAGGCGCTAGTGGCACTGAATTCGAGAATGGGATTTATCATGGGGTGCTCCGGTTTAGGAAGAATTACCCATTGAAGCCTCCTTCAATCTCGCTTTTGACGGAAAATGGTCGCTTCAAAACCAACACCAAGATCAGGATAAAGCGACTGAATGATTGGCAGCCATCATGGGAGGTGCGAGATGCTTTACATGCACTTATCGATGAAATGCCCACCTACCCAGATGGTTTATTGGGTTCAGTAGAATACAATAAGGAAGAAAGGCGTGATCTGGCCAGGAAATCTCGTGAAGCAGCCCCAAAATATGGCACTTCTGAACGTCAGAagttaattaatgatattcaTAAATATCTGCTAAACAAGTCACCATCTGATCCTGTTACTCAACTTCCTCAACTGAGCCCCGCACAAACCTCCAACGGCACAGGCGGTGGCTATGTCGTCAACGTTAGTGGGAATATATTTCATGCTACCAATTCCAACGGGGTAGGAATTTTGGGTTCTATGAATGAGTTCTCCGACGAAGGCCACAAGCCCAAGAAGGTTAAACTTTCTTGGCCAGAACTTTTTTGGCGAAGAAAGCAGAACTAGACGTCTGTAGCGTATGCCTCTTTTTGTTGTAGCTTCTCTCATGTACaactaaattgaaattgaaaatgtgCATTCTAGTTTAATGAATATTCTTGACTCTTCTTGCATTtattcttctttcatatcaaGTTAAAACCTCTCTGCTTCTAGTTAATGGATACCCAAGGCCTTATTTCGATGGATCCAGGAAAAATAATCTTTGGGCAATGAATACTCAAATATCCTGTCTGCTACTTTTTTTTagtcaaataaaatttgtaataTCGCTCGTCGGGAGGGAGACTGAATattcattgaaaaaaaggGCCCATCATCATCCGCCTGCAAACCAGCAGATGGTGAAATGGAAAATGGGTGGTCCCCTAACTCACAAATTGATTCACAACCACGAACTCATCGCTTCAATAGCAACGCGAACGAGAGTAAAAAAGTCAAACACAAAACCAGCTGATATCTGTTGCGTAAAACCGCACCTTCAAATTTCCAATAGATATTGTTGCCCAATATAATCTCAAAAATCACGCCTGTGCTGTTCTTTTGTTACACTCTTTAAGTATAATGGTTGTCGTAGTTTACATTTTCTGGACATTGCTGATAAACAATAGTTCGACGTTACAAAAGAATACAAGATTTACTATGATCGCACCTCCACCTTTGAATCTGGAGGGAAGCAGTTGGTTAGCTGAATATTGAGAAAAAGAAGTCGCTGATCCTGAAGCATCACTCGCTCAGGCTAGGAGGTGCATCTCTGGATGCTCGCTTCGGTACGCTTGTTGCCATTTCTGCATCTACATTAGTACATAAAGTGTGCATAAATTAGAAATTGCAATTGACAATCCAGGAAAACCACAGGTAACAGAGCCTCCACTTCACCTATTTGAGTAATAAAAACAATCAGACGACGTTCCAATATTATTTGCATAAACATGTCTTACTAGGTGATTGCCGTTGAATATAAACAAGGGCAGACAACTTTGATTGTTACATCAGTCTataataaaaagggaaaagcttCGCTCCTAACATACCTGTTTCAAGAAGCTTTAAGATTACACTAGCAAAAGGTGCCTGCGCGATGTTGTGAGTTTTAAAATTGCCTGAAATGTGTATAAAGCAATGAAAATAGGCAGGGAACATCTCAACTACTCAATTGCCAAAACACTCAAAAGGATTTACCAACATGTTCAAATATTGTAATCATCTAAACCTATCACTacaacaacaaattaacaCCAACCAATTGTCAATTGATGCCATTGGCTAATTCCTATGCTCTAttcacaaaacttaaaacaattaattgaa
Protein-coding regions in this window:
- the LOC18775470 gene encoding ubiquitin-conjugating enzyme E2 32 gives rise to the protein MVVDQVGSTKIEQNQMELDRYPAMKRIREEYSKIESKPPDDGVGSTQIEQNQMELDRYPKMKRIRGIESKPSDRVGSTQIGQNETEIGLRKTTISNCLSRLEEEYREIKSKPSDDFDCRMLERNPYEWQFGIRGASGTEFENGIYHGVLRFRKNYPLKPPSISLLTENGRFKTNTKIRIKRLNDWQPSWEVRDALHALIDEMPTYPDGLLGSVEYNKEERRDLARKSREAAPKYGTSERQKLINDIHKYLLNKSPSDPVTQLPQLSPAQTSNGTGGGYVVNVSGNIFHATNSNGVGILGSMNEFSDEGHKPKKVKLSWPELFWRRKQN